In the genome of Candidatus Chromulinivoraceae bacterium, one region contains:
- the galE gene encoding UDP-glucose 4-epimerase GalE gives MKILVTGGAGYIGTHTAIELLAQGYEVVVVDNFCNSHPTAIKRVEELSGKSVQLYSGDVRDEVLLKEIFTENDIEAVIHFAGLKSVGESVLVPLAYYKNNLDTTLVLCSAMKRANIKKLIFSSSATVYGDAPVLPWSETTQTGIGIPHPYGQTKYMTEQILRDIAKSDDSWRVILLRYFNPIGAHESGRIGEDPRNTPNNLMPYISQVAVGKLEKLHVFGNDYDTPDGTCIRDYIHVIDLAKGHVAALKRMESMHGLDVFNLGTGKGSSVFEVIHAFEEATGKSIPYDIIKRRSGDLSEYYADVSKANTQLEWRATKTLKDACADTWRWQISNPNGFSEG, from the coding sequence ATGAAAATTTTGGTGACAGGCGGCGCTGGATATATTGGAACTCACACAGCGATTGAGTTACTGGCGCAGGGATATGAAGTAGTGGTTGTTGATAATTTTTGTAATAGCCACCCAACTGCTATCAAGCGAGTAGAAGAACTGAGCGGCAAGAGCGTTCAACTGTACTCTGGCGACGTGCGGGATGAAGTACTCTTGAAAGAGATCTTTACTGAGAACGATATAGAGGCGGTTATCCATTTTGCTGGCCTGAAATCGGTAGGTGAGTCAGTACTGGTGCCGTTGGCCTACTATAAGAACAATTTAGACACAACGTTAGTGCTTTGCAGCGCAATGAAACGAGCTAATATTAAGAAACTTATTTTTAGCTCGTCGGCTACTGTCTATGGAGATGCGCCTGTATTGCCATGGAGTGAGACGACTCAAACAGGAATTGGTATTCCTCACCCATATGGCCAAACAAAATACATGACGGAACAGATCCTACGTGACATCGCAAAGTCAGACGATTCATGGCGAGTCATTTTACTGCGTTACTTCAACCCTATTGGGGCTCACGAGAGTGGTAGGATTGGGGAAGATCCGCGTAATACGCCGAATAATCTCATGCCGTATATTTCGCAGGTTGCTGTGGGCAAGCTAGAGAAGCTTCACGTTTTTGGTAATGATTATGACACTCCTGACGGGACGTGTATTCGTGATTATATCCATGTGATTGATCTTGCGAAAGGGCATGTCGCAGCGCTTAAGCGGATGGAAAGCATGCACGGTCTTGATGTATTTAATTTAGGAACTGGCAAGGGAAGCTCTGTTTTTGAGGTGATTCATGCTTTTGAAGAGGCTACGGGAAAAAGTATACCTTACGATATTATTAAACGACGCTCAGGTGACTTGTCTGAGTACTATGCTGATGTCTCAAAGGCGAATACACAGCTGGAGTGGAGAGCGACTAAAACGCTCAAAGATGCGTGCGCAGACACATGGCGCTGGCAAATATCGAATCCAAATGGCTTTAGTGAAGGTTAG
- a CDS encoding DUF2127 domain-containing protein, producing the protein MSWYHPSTLLDKVFEGGIVIKGVGGVLEVLGGFLLLFISPHSIHDFIVFITQRDRVEDPHDMVTTTLLGWTDHLAHGGRVFIIAYLWVHAATKLIAVIGILRNQLWAYPFSLITLGMMMIYQTYSIILHPGIGMILLTVFDIFMLWLIWREYGKARQTLQVSTSESAVGTEMALED; encoded by the coding sequence ATGAGTTGGTATCATCCATCCACACTTTTAGATAAGGTATTTGAAGGTGGCATAGTTATCAAGGGTGTTGGTGGCGTTCTTGAAGTTTTAGGCGGTTTCTTACTGCTTTTTATTAGTCCTCATTCGATTCATGATTTTATCGTTTTTATTACACAGCGTGATCGCGTTGAAGACCCACACGATATGGTGACAACAACCCTGCTTGGATGGACAGATCACTTAGCCCATGGCGGTAGAGTATTTATTATTGCGTATTTGTGGGTCCATGCTGCCACAAAACTAATCGCGGTCATTGGGATTTTGCGAAATCAGTTATGGGCGTATCCTTTTTCGCTTATCACTCTTGGTATGATGATGATATATCAGACATATAGTATTATTCTTCATCCTGGCATAGGAATGATCTTGCTTACTGTTTTTGACATATTCATGCTATGGCTGATATGGCGAGAATATGGTAAGGCGCGGCAGACGTTGCAGGTCTCTACATCTGAATCTGCCGTTGGAACTGAAATGGCGTTGGAAGACTAA